From the Solanum pennellii chromosome 4, SPENNV200 genome, one window contains:
- the LOC114076729 gene encoding serine--tRNA ligase, cytoplasmic-like, which produces MFLHSYVLILRYIAQGINLLRNHPEIVRESQRRRFANVDVVDEVIQLDKQWCQRQFEIDNLRKDFKKITKEVGKLKNCGEDASQKIEDAAEKSF; this is translated from the exons ATGTTCCTGCATTCCTACGTCCTCATACTCAGATATATTGCACAAG GTATAAATCTTCTCAGAAATCATCCTGAAATTGTTCGTGAATCTCAACGCCGTCGATTTGCCAATGTCGATGTTGTAGATGAAGTTATTCAACTTGACAAACAATGGTGTCAAC GACAGTTCGAGATTGATAATTTGcgaaaagatttcaaaaagatcaCCAAAGAAGTTGGCAAGCTAAAAAAT TGTGGTGAGGATGCGAGTCAAAAAATTGAAGACGCTGCAGAGAAAAgcttttaa
- the LOC107015551 gene encoding COP9 signalosome complex subunit 4 — translation MESAFASASAISDQRQKIEQYKHILSTVLASSDIQQAKQFIDHMLSDDVPLVVSRQLLQTFAQEFDRLEPDVQKEVAHYTLNQIQPRVVSFEEQVLIIREKLAELYESEQQWSKAAQMLSGIDLDSAMRFVDDTFRISKCVQIARLYLEDDDAVNAEAFINKASFKVNNIKNEVLNLQYKVCYARILDLKRKFLEAALRYYDISQIEKRQIGDEEIDEAALEQALAAAVTCTILAAAGPQRSRVLATLYKDERCSKLKIYPILQKVYLERILRKPEIDAFAEELKPHQQALLPDNFTVLDRAMIEHNLLSASKLYTNISFDELGTLLGIPPQKAEKIASRMIFEDRMRGSIDQVEGVIHFEDDTEELQQWDQQIMGLCQALNDVLDSMAKKGLPIPV, via the exons ATGGAGAGTGCGTTCGCTAGTGCCTCTGCGATCAGCGACCAACGCCAGAAAATCGAACAGTACAAGCACATTCTGTCCACCGTTCTCGCATCAAGCGATATCCAACAAGCCAAGCAATTCATCGACCACA TGCTATCGGATGACGTGCCCTTGGTGGTATCTAGACAGCTATTGCAGACATTTGCCCAGGAATTCGATAGATTGGAACCTGATGTTCAAAAGGAAGTAGCACACTATACTCTCAACCAGATACAGCCTCGTGTGGTGTCCTTTGAAGAACAA GTGTTGATCATTCGGGAAAAACTTGCAGAATTATATGAGTCTGAGCAACAATGGTCAAAAGCAGCTCAGATGCTTAGTGGCATCGATTTAGACTCTGCAATGAG ATTCGTTGATGATACATTCAGAATTTCAAAATGTGTCCAAATTGCTCGTCTCTATCTGGAG GATGATGATGCAGTTAATGCAGAAGCGTTTATAAATAAAGCTTCCTTTAAAGTTAACAACATTAAGAATGAAGTATTGAATTTGCAGTACAAG GTTTGCTATGCTAGGATTTTGGATTTGAAGAGAAAATTCTTGGAAGCTGCCTTGCGTTACTATGACATTTCTCAGATTGAGAAGCGACAAATTGGTGACGA AGAAATCGATGAAGCTGCCTTAGAGCAAGCTCTGGCAGCTGCTGTGACGTGCACAATTTTGGCTGCAGCAGGTCCTCAACGATCTCGTGTACTTGCCACACTGTACAAA GATGAGCGTTGCTCCAAATTGAAAATCTACCCAATCTTGCAGAAG GTCTATCTAGAAAGAATCTTGAGAAAACCTGAAATTGATGCTTTTGCAGAAGAGTTGAAACCACATCAG CAAGCACTTTTACCTGATAACTTCACAGTTCTGGATCGTGCTATGATTGAGCACAATCTCTTGAGTGCTAGCaaactttatacaaatataag TTTTGATGAGTTGGGCACTTTGTTGGGCATTCCTCCTCAAAAG GCTGAGAAAATTGCTTCAAGAATGATTTTCGAAGATAGAATGCGGGGATCCATTGATCAG GTTGAGGGCGTCATACATTTTGAGGATGACACTGAAGAGCTGCAACAATGGGATCAACAG ATCATGGGCCTTTGTCAAGCTCTCAATGATGTTCTTGATAGCATGGCAAAGAAGGGGCTCCCTATTCCTGTCTAG
- the LOC107018194 gene encoding probable serine/threonine protein kinase IRE4 isoform X1 has product MAEPSRNGFESSPEIGIPTGLNRIKTRRLESKDRPSSRLVVDSEKLNESSPRSGASTPRLKQDQRAAAKGRKGHRKGRKIASWFASYIFKDLDQAGSGFSLNQGADKEGHGRNVHMMGKHVTVRQSSQGAMPISKASKTFKSFSHELGPKGGIQPSPPRAHSYNDLKELLGSLRLRFDAAKEAVNTELGGFLQEVVEIVQKNESLPLDGQKMAEELVVLAQECIKMTCLEFRSKCEPIVQDLTKRRQECQIGPLKWLLTRMLFILTRCTRVLHFAKDSEPVDEISLAKLKECLNRVPSVKTDWVLKRKISDTGAGCKLNTKASGKCNLEEEKTSKNSSHSHQQKSEFILDGSVIALEKDSMFIEPISSCNNPPDIQSNMKPLNNISDQITGELRNEYRQQYLDDSSLVICRICEELVPTIHLEPHSYICAYADKCDSKSLDVNERLLKFAELLEQLVEATSEIQENSKVKSENSGNTSEGYSPSMGEWRSKGIDGMFEDLHEMDTASIEDSPLAAFVNLKSHLGTKSNNGGPPSSNGSMTSVSSTTTPRTVNFDYWLDHNNQSELEDVQQMTELADIARCVAGADLSEEGSHELLIACMQDLQDILQNSKFKALVVDTFGGRVESLLREKYILACDLVDRKDEFGHLEGSKMLVDNSSHSSIMSTPSSSSHKERTSIDDFEIIKPISRGAFGRVFLARKRSTGDLFAIKVLKKLDLLRKNDIERILAERNILITVRNPFVVRFFYSFTSRDYLYLVMEYLNGGDLFSLLKKVGCLEEDVARTYVAELVLALEYLHSLGVVHRDLKPDNILIAHDGHIKLTDFGLSKIGLMNSTDDLSGPDTKDVALPDVGSQHNPDTSDKSQRSAVGTPDYLAPEILLGTEHGSAADWWSVGIVLFELITGIPPFNSEHPEGIFDNILNKQIPWPSVPEEMSFEARDLIDRLLVHDPNKRLGAKGASEVKAHQFFRGVDWDNLALQKAAFVPQTDGVDDTSYFISRYGPSGVHDDEDCNDSASDTSEFSSNFGLENIDECVDLTQFDPSPLDLSLMNFSFKNLSQLASINHDMLIQSGFDSSRCSSPCKGRSE; this is encoded by the exons atggCGGAACCGAGTCGGAACGGCTTTGAGTCGTCGCCGGAGATCGGGATTCCGACCGGTTTGAACCGGATTAAAACTAGGAGGCTTGAGTCGAAGGATAGGCCGAGCTCAAGGCTTGTAGTAGATTCTGAGAAGTTGAATGAGTCTTCTCCTCGTTCAGGAGCTTCTACACCTCGTTTGAAGCAGGACCAAAGAGCTGCAGCAAAAGGACGGAAAG GACACCGTAAAGGCAGGAAGATAGCTAGTTGGTTTGCGTCTTATATCTTTAAGGACTTAGATCAAGCTGGTAGTGGTTTTTCTTTAAATCAG GGGGCTGACAAGGAGGGTCATGGAAGGAATGTGCATATGATGGGAAAGCATGTGACAGTGAGGCAATCTTCCCAAGGAGCAATGCCTATTAGTAAAGCAAGCAAAACATTCAAAAGTTTTTCACATGAGCTAGGTCCAAAAGGTGGCATTCAACCATCACCTCCACGAGCTCACAGCTATAATGATCTTAAG GAACTTCTTGGATCTCTTCGTTTGAGATTTGATGCTGCAAAAGAAGCGGTGAACACAGAGCTAGGTGGTTTCTTGCAGGAGGTTGTAGAAATTGTACAGAAGAATGAATCCTTGCCTCTGGATGGTCAAAAGATGGCTGAAGAACTTGTTGTTCTTGCTCAAGAGTGTATCAAGATGACCTGCTTAGAGTTTCGCTCCAAGTGTGAACCAATTGTCCAGGACCTGACAAAAAGAAGACAAGAATGCCAAATCGGTCCTTTGAAGTGGTTGTTGACACGCATGCTTTTTATATTGACACGGTGCACAAGGGTGTTGCATTTTGCGAAAGACAGTGAACCAGTTGATGAGATATCTCTGGCCAAGCTTAAAGAATGTCTAAATAGAGTCCCTTCTGTTAAAACCGATTGGGTTCTCAAGCGAAAAATATCTGATACAGGAGCAGGTTGTAAGTTGAACACAAAGGCCAGTGGCAAATGCAATTTGGAGGAAGAAAAGACATCAAAAAACTCCTCTCACTCACATCAGCAGAAATCTGAATTTATCTTGGATGGAAGTGTCATTGCGCTCGAAAAAGATTCCATGTTTATTGAACCAATATCATCTTGTAATAACCCTCCTGATATTCAGTCTAACATGAAACCATTGAACAATATCAGCGACCAAATTACTGGAGAATTGAGAAACGAGTATAGACAACAGTATTTGGATGATTCTAGTCTGGTGATTTGTAGAATTTGCGAGGAACTTGTTCCCACTATCCACCTGGAGCCTCATTCCTATATATGTGCTTATGCAGACAAATGTGATTCGAAATCTCTAGATGTCAATGAACGCCTTTTGAAATTTGCAGAATTACTGGAACAGCTTGTGGAGGCAACTTCTGAGATCcaagaaaattcaaaagtgAAAAGTGAAAATTCCGGAAACACATCTGAAGGTTATTCACCTAGTATGGGTGAGTGGAGAAGCAAAGGGATAGATGGAATGTTTGAGGATCTTCATGAGATGGATACTGCCAGTATAGAAGATTCTCCATTAGCAGCATTCGTTAATTTGAAGAGTCACTTGGGTACAAAGTCCAATAACGGTGGTCCACCATCTTCAAATGGGAGCATGACATCAGTATCCTCGACAACTACCCCTCGGACTGTAAATTTTGACTACTGGCTAGATCATAACAATCAATCTGAGCTAGAGGATGTCCAGCAG ATGACTGAATTAGCAGATATAGCACGTTGTGTGGCGGGCGCTGATCTTTCAGAAGAAGGATCTCATGAGCTTTTAATTGCGTGCATGCAAGACCTACAAGATATTTTACAAAATAGCAAGTTTAAAGCTCTTGTAGTAGATACATTCGGAGGACGAGTAGAGAGCCTTTTGCG AGAGAAATATATACTTGCTTGTGATCTTGTGGATAGAAAAGATGAGTTTGGACATTTAGAAGGTTCCAAAATGTTAGTTGATAATTCATCTCATTCCAGTATAATGTCAACTCCTTCAAGTTCATCACACAAAGAAAGAACAAGCATTGATGATTTTGAGATTATCAAACCAATCAGCAGAGGTGCGTTTGGCAGAGTTTTTCTGGCGCGCAAGCGGTCAACTGGAGATTTATTTGCAATCAAG GTGCTCAAGAAATTGGATTTGTTGCGGAAGAATGATATTGAGCGCATATTGGCAGAGCGAAATATATTGATCACCGTCAGAAACCCTTTTGTG GTCcgatttttttattcattcacTAGCAGAGACTACCTTTATTTGGTCATGGAGTATCTTAATGGTGGTGATCTATTCTCTCTGCTTAAAAAAGTTGGTTGTCTTGAGGAAGATGTAGCTCGAACCTATGTCGCGGAGTTG GTCCTTGCTCTGGAGTACCTTCATTCTTTAGGCGTAGTCCATCGTGATCTCAAGCCAGACAACATATTAATTGCACATGATGGGCATATAAAG CTTACAGATTTTGGTTTATCAAAAATTGGACTGATGAACAGCACAGATGATCTATCTGGGCCCGATACAAAGGATGTAGCGCTTCCTGATGTTGGTAGTCAGCATAATCCAGATACATCAGATAAATCTCAACGTTCAGCTGTTGGTACCCCTGACTATTTGGCTCCGGAAATTCTTCTTGGGACAGAGCATG GTAGCGCTGCTGATTGGTGGTCAGTAGGAATTGTTTTATTTGAACTCATCACTGGGATTCCGCCTTTCAATTCTGAACATCCTGAG GGTATCTTTGATAATATACTAAACAAGCAAATTCCCTGGCCATCTGTCCCAGAAGAGATGTCCTTTGAAGCACGAGACCTAATTGACAG GCTTCTTGTTCATGATCCAAATAAGCGCCTTGGAGCAAAAGGAGCATCAGAG GTAAAAGCACACCAATTTTTCAGGGGAGTTGATTGGGATAATCTTGCGTTACAAAAG GCAGCCTTTGTACCACAGACTGATGGTGTTGATGACACAAGCTACTTTATATCCCGGTATGGTCCAAGTGGAGTGCATGATGATGAAGATTGTAATGATTCTGCTTCTGACACCTCTGAGTTCTCCTCGAACTTTGGACTTGAG AATATTGATGAATGTGTTGATCTCACTCAGTTTGATCCTTCTCCTCTTGATCTATCcttgatgaatttttctttcaag AATCTGTCTCAGTTGGCATCTATCAATCATGATATGCTCATACAAAGTGGTTTCGATTCGTCAAGATGCTCATCTCCATGTAAGGGTCGAAGTGAATAA
- the LOC107018194 gene encoding probable serine/threonine protein kinase IRE4 isoform X2, which yields MMGKHVTVRQSSQGAMPISKASKTFKSFSHELGPKGGIQPSPPRAHSYNDLKELLGSLRLRFDAAKEAVNTELGGFLQEVVEIVQKNESLPLDGQKMAEELVVLAQECIKMTCLEFRSKCEPIVQDLTKRRQECQIGPLKWLLTRMLFILTRCTRVLHFAKDSEPVDEISLAKLKECLNRVPSVKTDWVLKRKISDTGAGCKLNTKASGKCNLEEEKTSKNSSHSHQQKSEFILDGSVIALEKDSMFIEPISSCNNPPDIQSNMKPLNNISDQITGELRNEYRQQYLDDSSLVICRICEELVPTIHLEPHSYICAYADKCDSKSLDVNERLLKFAELLEQLVEATSEIQENSKVKSENSGNTSEGYSPSMGEWRSKGIDGMFEDLHEMDTASIEDSPLAAFVNLKSHLGTKSNNGGPPSSNGSMTSVSSTTTPRTVNFDYWLDHNNQSELEDVQQMTELADIARCVAGADLSEEGSHELLIACMQDLQDILQNSKFKALVVDTFGGRVESLLREKYILACDLVDRKDEFGHLEGSKMLVDNSSHSSIMSTPSSSSHKERTSIDDFEIIKPISRGAFGRVFLARKRSTGDLFAIKVLKKLDLLRKNDIERILAERNILITVRNPFVVRFFYSFTSRDYLYLVMEYLNGGDLFSLLKKVGCLEEDVARTYVAELVLALEYLHSLGVVHRDLKPDNILIAHDGHIKLTDFGLSKIGLMNSTDDLSGPDTKDVALPDVGSQHNPDTSDKSQRSAVGTPDYLAPEILLGTEHGSAADWWSVGIVLFELITGIPPFNSEHPEGIFDNILNKQIPWPSVPEEMSFEARDLIDRLLVHDPNKRLGAKGASEVKAHQFFRGVDWDNLALQKAAFVPQTDGVDDTSYFISRYGPSGVHDDEDCNDSASDTSEFSSNFGLENIDECVDLTQFDPSPLDLSLMNFSFKNLSQLASINHDMLIQSGFDSSRCSSPCKGRSE from the exons ATGATGGGAAAGCATGTGACAGTGAGGCAATCTTCCCAAGGAGCAATGCCTATTAGTAAAGCAAGCAAAACATTCAAAAGTTTTTCACATGAGCTAGGTCCAAAAGGTGGCATTCAACCATCACCTCCACGAGCTCACAGCTATAATGATCTTAAG GAACTTCTTGGATCTCTTCGTTTGAGATTTGATGCTGCAAAAGAAGCGGTGAACACAGAGCTAGGTGGTTTCTTGCAGGAGGTTGTAGAAATTGTACAGAAGAATGAATCCTTGCCTCTGGATGGTCAAAAGATGGCTGAAGAACTTGTTGTTCTTGCTCAAGAGTGTATCAAGATGACCTGCTTAGAGTTTCGCTCCAAGTGTGAACCAATTGTCCAGGACCTGACAAAAAGAAGACAAGAATGCCAAATCGGTCCTTTGAAGTGGTTGTTGACACGCATGCTTTTTATATTGACACGGTGCACAAGGGTGTTGCATTTTGCGAAAGACAGTGAACCAGTTGATGAGATATCTCTGGCCAAGCTTAAAGAATGTCTAAATAGAGTCCCTTCTGTTAAAACCGATTGGGTTCTCAAGCGAAAAATATCTGATACAGGAGCAGGTTGTAAGTTGAACACAAAGGCCAGTGGCAAATGCAATTTGGAGGAAGAAAAGACATCAAAAAACTCCTCTCACTCACATCAGCAGAAATCTGAATTTATCTTGGATGGAAGTGTCATTGCGCTCGAAAAAGATTCCATGTTTATTGAACCAATATCATCTTGTAATAACCCTCCTGATATTCAGTCTAACATGAAACCATTGAACAATATCAGCGACCAAATTACTGGAGAATTGAGAAACGAGTATAGACAACAGTATTTGGATGATTCTAGTCTGGTGATTTGTAGAATTTGCGAGGAACTTGTTCCCACTATCCACCTGGAGCCTCATTCCTATATATGTGCTTATGCAGACAAATGTGATTCGAAATCTCTAGATGTCAATGAACGCCTTTTGAAATTTGCAGAATTACTGGAACAGCTTGTGGAGGCAACTTCTGAGATCcaagaaaattcaaaagtgAAAAGTGAAAATTCCGGAAACACATCTGAAGGTTATTCACCTAGTATGGGTGAGTGGAGAAGCAAAGGGATAGATGGAATGTTTGAGGATCTTCATGAGATGGATACTGCCAGTATAGAAGATTCTCCATTAGCAGCATTCGTTAATTTGAAGAGTCACTTGGGTACAAAGTCCAATAACGGTGGTCCACCATCTTCAAATGGGAGCATGACATCAGTATCCTCGACAACTACCCCTCGGACTGTAAATTTTGACTACTGGCTAGATCATAACAATCAATCTGAGCTAGAGGATGTCCAGCAG ATGACTGAATTAGCAGATATAGCACGTTGTGTGGCGGGCGCTGATCTTTCAGAAGAAGGATCTCATGAGCTTTTAATTGCGTGCATGCAAGACCTACAAGATATTTTACAAAATAGCAAGTTTAAAGCTCTTGTAGTAGATACATTCGGAGGACGAGTAGAGAGCCTTTTGCG AGAGAAATATATACTTGCTTGTGATCTTGTGGATAGAAAAGATGAGTTTGGACATTTAGAAGGTTCCAAAATGTTAGTTGATAATTCATCTCATTCCAGTATAATGTCAACTCCTTCAAGTTCATCACACAAAGAAAGAACAAGCATTGATGATTTTGAGATTATCAAACCAATCAGCAGAGGTGCGTTTGGCAGAGTTTTTCTGGCGCGCAAGCGGTCAACTGGAGATTTATTTGCAATCAAG GTGCTCAAGAAATTGGATTTGTTGCGGAAGAATGATATTGAGCGCATATTGGCAGAGCGAAATATATTGATCACCGTCAGAAACCCTTTTGTG GTCcgatttttttattcattcacTAGCAGAGACTACCTTTATTTGGTCATGGAGTATCTTAATGGTGGTGATCTATTCTCTCTGCTTAAAAAAGTTGGTTGTCTTGAGGAAGATGTAGCTCGAACCTATGTCGCGGAGTTG GTCCTTGCTCTGGAGTACCTTCATTCTTTAGGCGTAGTCCATCGTGATCTCAAGCCAGACAACATATTAATTGCACATGATGGGCATATAAAG CTTACAGATTTTGGTTTATCAAAAATTGGACTGATGAACAGCACAGATGATCTATCTGGGCCCGATACAAAGGATGTAGCGCTTCCTGATGTTGGTAGTCAGCATAATCCAGATACATCAGATAAATCTCAACGTTCAGCTGTTGGTACCCCTGACTATTTGGCTCCGGAAATTCTTCTTGGGACAGAGCATG GTAGCGCTGCTGATTGGTGGTCAGTAGGAATTGTTTTATTTGAACTCATCACTGGGATTCCGCCTTTCAATTCTGAACATCCTGAG GGTATCTTTGATAATATACTAAACAAGCAAATTCCCTGGCCATCTGTCCCAGAAGAGATGTCCTTTGAAGCACGAGACCTAATTGACAG GCTTCTTGTTCATGATCCAAATAAGCGCCTTGGAGCAAAAGGAGCATCAGAG GTAAAAGCACACCAATTTTTCAGGGGAGTTGATTGGGATAATCTTGCGTTACAAAAG GCAGCCTTTGTACCACAGACTGATGGTGTTGATGACACAAGCTACTTTATATCCCGGTATGGTCCAAGTGGAGTGCATGATGATGAAGATTGTAATGATTCTGCTTCTGACACCTCTGAGTTCTCCTCGAACTTTGGACTTGAG AATATTGATGAATGTGTTGATCTCACTCAGTTTGATCCTTCTCCTCTTGATCTATCcttgatgaatttttctttcaag AATCTGTCTCAGTTGGCATCTATCAATCATGATATGCTCATACAAAGTGGTTTCGATTCGTCAAGATGCTCATCTCCATGTAAGGGTCGAAGTGAATAA